A single Vigna radiata var. radiata cultivar VC1973A chromosome 8, Vradiata_ver6, whole genome shotgun sequence DNA region contains:
- the LOC106770705 gene encoding LEAF RUST 10 DISEASE-RESISTANCE LOCUS RECEPTOR-LIKE PROTEIN KINASE-like 1.1, with translation MFPVYTFIMVFLVWVGNANGHKDDCPFWFDCGNHGKFGYPFTTLQRQDCGIWPIHGCDDHNPNSGQGVTLKIGSWWIKVRKFEMQSIITTVYFIDDHLNHLLQSDSCETFNHNISLPPSSPLGYFTINNNITIFKCNRTRQVKTPRTFLKNTSCDYDIFMGPPHSDDVSHNSLASSCSMVQLPVNGYAVSANPFAFLTADIPLQFHPPDECFQCLGAGSLCHLDNQRKPHCVPRKDKSPAWKLGLIIGNKHDLILQTTMAGIGAGLCNVITLVLILTLRRCKYGGALALFRSRNGADPHDNPDIMTDRIFFGVPVFSYKELQEATNNFDCNRKLGEGGFGSVYYGKLEDGREVAVKLLFEHNYRRVQQFMNEIEILTHLRHRNLVSLYGCTSRHSRELLLVYEYVPNGTLAYHLNRRAKLLTWPIRMQIAVETATALAYLHASDIIHRDVKSSNILLDTNFLVKVADFGLSRLIPTDASHVSTGPQGTPGYLDPEYFQHYQLTDKSDVFSFGVVVAELISSLPAVDAGRESDEINLVSLAIKKIQNGKLDELVCKSLGFESNEEVRRMVSSVAELAFLCVQGDRQLRPSMDEVVEALQKIQAGIGECDM, from the exons ATGTTTCCTGTTTACACGTTCATTATGGTTTTCCTTGTGTGGGTTGGGAATGCAAATGGGCACAAGGATGATTGTCCATTCTGGTTTGATTGTGGAAACCATGGGAAATTCGGTTACCCTTTCACCACGCTACAACGCCAAGATTGTGGCATATGGCCAATCCATGGTTGTGATGATCACAACCCAAACTCAGGGCAAGGGGTAACGTTAAAGATCGGATCATGGTGGATTAAGGTTAGAAAGTTTGAGATGCAATCGATTATTACTACTGTCTACTTCATTGATGATCATCTCAATCATCTCCTGCAATCCGATAGTTGTGAGACATTCAACCACAATATTTCACTCCCTCCTAGCTCTCCCTTAGGTTACTTCACTATCAACAACAACATAACCATTTTCAAGTGTAACCGCACTCGCCAAGTTAAGACCCCAAGAACATTCCTCAAAAATACTAGCTGTGACTATGACATCTTCATGGGGCCTCCACACTCTGATGATGTGTCTCACAACTCTCTAGCTTCCTCCTGTTCAATGGTTCAGCTTCCCGTCAATGGCTATGCAGTCTCTGCAAATCCCTTTGCATTCTTAACTGCTGACATTCCCTTGCAGTTCCATCCGCCAGATGAGTGCTTCCAGTGTTTGGGTGCCGGAAGCCTTTGTCACCTCGACAACCAACGAAAACCTCATTGCGTCCCAAG GAAGGATAAAAGTCCAGCTTGGAAGCTAGGATTGATAATAGGTAATAAACATGATCTAATACTCCAGA CAACAATGGCAGGTATAGGTGCTGGATTGTGCAATGTAATAACATTGGTGTTGATCCTCACATTACGGCGCTGTAAATATGGTGGTGCACTGGCTCTGTTCCGATCAAGAAATGGAGCCGATCCTCACGACAATCCCGACATAATGACAGATAGGATCTTCTTTGGAGTACCCGTCTTCTCTTATAAGGAGCTTCAAGAAGCAACGAACAATTTTGACTGCAACAGAAAGCTAGGGGAGGGAGGATTTGGAAGCGTTTACTATG gtAAGCTCGAAGATGGACGGGAAGTTGCAGTGAAATTGTTGTTCGAGCACAACTACAGGAGAGTGCAACAATTTATGAATGAAATTGAGATTCTCACTCACTTGCGACACAGGAACCTCGTCTCCCTCTACGGTTGCACTTCACGTCACAGCCGGGAGTTACTGCTTGTGTACGAATACGTCCCAAACGGCACTCTTGCTTACCACCTCAACAGAAGGGCCAAGTTGCTGACGTGGCCAATTCGGATGCAAATTGCGGTGGAGACCGCCACTGCCTTGGCTTATCTTCACGCTTCCGACATCATTCACCGTGACGTGAAAAGCAGCAACATTCTACTTGACACGAATTTTTTGGTTAAGGTGGCAGATTTTGGACTTTCGAGATTGATTCCGACCGATGCAAGCCACGTGTCAACCGGTCCGCAGGGGACTCCGGGGTACCTTGACCCTGAGTATTTCCAGCACTACCAGCTGACGGACAAGAGTGATGTATTTAGCTTTGGGGTTGTGGTTGCTGAGCTGATATCCTCGTTGCCTGCGGTCGATGCCGGCAGGGAAAGTGATGAGATAAACTTGGTGAGTCTTGCCATAAAGAAGATTCAAAATGGGAAACTCGATGAGTTGGTGTGCAAATCGCTTGGCTTTGAGTCAAACGAAGAGGTGAGAAGGATGGTGAGTTCAGTGGCGGAATTGGCCTTCCTGTGTGTGCAAGGAGACAGACAATTAAGACCTTCCATGGATGAAGTTGTGGAAGCACTGCAGAAAATTCAAGCTGGGATTGGTGAGTGCGACATGTAG
- the LOC106770707 gene encoding LEAF RUST 10 DISEASE-RESISTANCE LOCUS RECEPTOR-LIKE PROTEIN KINASE-like 1.1 codes for MQRFHTATCIYCQKAIFGKSNSKKQSVKHFYQVKSLRNRVRQRGPGNANGHCPDSFDCGSLGTFSFPFTTFEYPNCGALAIKGCNNPNKTALKQVRLTNGGKLLQVTNIVRWRWKSEVTIKDNDFRNLLESSNCNALSYNITVPPSSPFGSFYLKNNITAFNCSHQKNRNISKDFINYTRCPSFDFYFAPSSSDQDYLRSLTSSCSMVQLPVRQDFQFFKDPFGFLTPQITFQFQFSNDCSQCQGRGGICRLDSHAKLYCAMRKSRVSTRKLALMLGIGLGPWVIFGLFFTLRYCKQKYAQSRNTYGDSFQNPDTEIDMIFFGVPIFSYKELQEATNNFDFTRKLGDGGFGIVYHGTLRDGREVAIKHLFEHNYKRVEQFMNEIEILSRLRHRNLVSLYGCTSRHAQELLLVYEYIPNGTVASHLHGELARVGLLTWPIRMQIAIDTATALSYLHSSNIVHRDVKTNNVLLDINFSVKVADFGLSRLFPNDVSHVSTAPQGSPGYLDPEYFQCYRLTDKSDVYSFGVVLMELISSMPAVDAARERDEVNLANFFTKRIQKGKLRELVDPSFGFESDQVVKRMVTAVAELAFRCVQGDNELRPSMDQVLEFLKKIQSGNYESENPEKGDHGGNVISSTSTEEMQPPPSVSRNSGQIEILMNNKLSSPRSFTGKWESESTTPNVSG; via the exons ATGCAGAGG TTTCACACCGCGACGTGTATTTATTGTCAGAAAGCGATCTTTGGAAAGTCAAATTCcaagaaacaaagtgttaaACACTTCTACCAGGTCAAGAGTCTGAGGAACCGAGTTCGTCAGCGTGGAC CCGGAAATGCAAATGGACACTGTCCGGACTCATTTGATTGTGGAAGTTTGGGAACGTTTTCCTTTCCCTTCACCACCTTTGAATACCCCAACTGTGGTGCTTTGGCAATCAAAGGCTGTAATAATCCTAACAAGACAGCACTGAAGCAAGTCCGGTTGACCAATGGAGGAAAACTTTTACAAGTTACTAACATTGTTCGTTGGAGATGGAAGAGTGAAGTTACCATTAAAGATAACGATTTCCGCAATCTTCTTGAAAGTTCTAATTGTAATGCCTTGAGCTATAATATCACCGTCCCTCCATCCTCCCCTTTCGGTTCTTTTTACCTGAAAAACAATATAACCGCCTTCAATTGCAGCCACCAGAAAAACCGCAACATTTCAAAAGATTTCATCAACTATACTCGATGTCCTTCCTTTGATTTTTACTTTGCCCCTTCATCTTCTGATCAGGACTATCTACGCTCTTTAACCTCCTCATGTTCAATGGTTCAACTTCCCGTCAGACAAGATTTCCAGTTCTTCAAAGACCCATTTGGATTTTTAACTCCTCAAATTACCTTTCAATTCCAGTTTTCAAATGACTGTTCGCAGTGTCAGGGAAGAGGGGGCATTTGCCGACTAGACAGCCACGCAAAGTTATATTGCGCCATGAG GAAAAGTAGAGTTTCGACTCGGAAGCTTGCATTGATGCTAG GTATCGGTCTTGGACCATGGGTCATATTTGGGTTGTTCTTCACGTTACGCTACTGCAAACAGAAGTATGCTCAATCGAGAAACACTTATGGTGATTCCTTCCAAAATCCAGACACAGAGATTGACATGATCTTCTTTGGGGTACCCATCTTCTCGTATAAGGAGCTTCAAGAAGCAACCAACAATTTTGACTTCACTAGAAAGCTCGGAGATGGAGGCTTTGGCATTGTTTACCACG GGACACTGAGAGATGGAAGGGAAGTTGCAATCAAACATCTGTTTGAGCACAATTACAAGAGAGTGGAACAGTTTATGAATGAAATCGAGATCCTTTCTCGCTTGCGCCACAGAAATCTCGTGTCCCTTTATGGCTGCACTTCACGTCACGCCCAAGAGCTGTTGCTTGTGTATGAGTACATTCCAAATGGCACAGTTGCTAGCCATCTCCACGGTGAATTAGCTAGAGTTGGTTTGCTGACATGGCCTATTCGAATGCAAATTGCCATAGACACTGCTACTGCACTCTCCTATCTCCATTCTTCTAACATCGTTCACCGTGATGTGAAAACCAATAACGTTCTGCTTGACATTAATTTTTCCGTTAAGGTGGCAGATTTTGGGCTTTCAAGATTGTTCCCCAATGATGTAAGTCACGTGTCCACAGCTCCGCAGGGATCTCCGGGGTATCTTGATCCTGAATATTTTCAATGTTACAGGCTCACCGATAAGAGTGATGTGTATAGCTTTGGGGTTGTGCTAATGGAGCTAATATCATCCATGCCAGCAGTTGATGCAGCCAGGGAAAGGGATGAAGTTAACTTAGCAAATTTTTTCACGAAAAGGATTCAAAAAGGAAAGCTTCGTGAGCTTGTAGACCCATCCTTTGGATTTGAGTCAGACCAAGTCGTTAAAAGGATGGTGACTGCAGTGGCAGAATTGGCATTTCGGTGTGTGCAGGGAGACAACGAATTGAGACCTTCTATGGACCAAGTTCTGGAATTCCTCAAGAAAATCCAAAGTGGGAATTATGAGTCTGAGAATCCAGAGAAAGGAGATCATGGTGGTAATGTTATCTCGTCTACCTCAACGGAAGAAATGCAACCACCACCGTCAGTTTCACGGAATTCGGgtcaaattgaaattttaatgaataataagcTTTCTTCGCCAAGGTCCTTCACCGGTAAATGGGAAAGTGAATCTACCACGCCCAATGTCAGTGGTTAA
- the LOC106771674 gene encoding uncharacterized protein LOC106771674, translated as MAALHKFKLFTTPCGVGQNPTQSPRTSPLVQFRRPKTSLRTLLSLNRSPRRAVEKDPMRRHSLKDLFVSSPPREEQVHDHETTPMLVSVAVPHSWSNEPGSTNSPWTGFRCRSLLKRKYWRPLLLTIPE; from the coding sequence ATGGCTGCATTGCACAAGTTCAAACTCTTCACAACGCCCTGTGGAGTGGGGCAAAACCCAACCCAAAGCCCGAGGACGAGCCCGTTGGTTCAGTTCCGGCGGCCCAAAACATCCCTGCGCACTCTTCTTAGCCTGAACCGGTCACCTCGGCGAGCCGTGGAGAAGGATCCCATGCGGAGACACTCCCTGAAGGACCTCTTTGTGTCCTCGCCACCACGAGAGGAGCAGGTGCACGATCACGAAACTACTCCAATGTTGGTTTCCGTTGCGGTTCCGCATTCTTGGAGTAACGAACCCGGTTCAACGAACTCGCCTTGGACCGGTTTCCGTTGCAGGTCGTTGTTGAAAAGGAAATACTGGCGCCCTCTCCTCCTCACTATTCCCGAATGA